The genomic DNA CGTTTGATTAGTATGTTCATCTATTTGTTAATGGTTCGTGAAGCTGACACGGTTCAGTGCATTCGGAAATTCACTTAGCTACGTCAACTCACAAGGCACTACCGTAGCAGCACAGAGTCTACCTTTCAATGGTAAGATTCTCACGTCTGAATACGAAATCATAGTCTTCTCGAATAAAGCGTGCGATGGGAACTGTCCATACTGGAGGCCGAACGCGACTGCTCATTGTACGTCTATCTACCACCCAAGCTCTGACCAACCTAACATGCCGTAGATGGGTGGTCGGGCTCTTCAAAAGCTTTTTTCATTGAGTTTCAAATGGACCACTACCCTAATCGCGGCACCGACCAAGGGCTGCTCTCCGACGCCCCGGCATACTGGTTCCTCAATGCTGCAATCCCCCGTGTCCTCCAGTACGGAAACGACCGCAACAACATCCCCTGCTCCTGCTGGTCAACCGGCTGCGGCGAGTTTGACGCATTTGAATTGCTCAGCAAGGGGGCTGAACGCGCAAAATCGACGATGCACCGGCAAGGCAATCTGGAAGGGGGTGATTCAAACTACTTCAAGAGGCCGATTGGGAAGACGATGAAGTTTGCAGTCGTGTGGCATTATCCACATATTACGGCGATGGTGCTGGATGACAGGTTTGACTTTTCAGAGAGCATGACGGATGATGCGATCAAGAAACTGGTGGCGTACGACCCGGATAGCTGGACACATTCGCTGTTTCCTATCGGGAAGTGAGGAGAGACACTTATTGGAGATTTTATCATGTTTGTATTTATGAGTAGATATTCTATGTAGTAACGTGGTTAGCAAGCATATATGAAATGCGACATGTTCGTCGTCAAAGAACAAGGGTATGAGTGATGTTGTTGAAAAAGCACAGATGCCGTTGAGTATCCGAGGTTTAGACCGGGTCAATAAAATCGCGAACCATCATCGTGACAGGTAGGGATATAGGTAGGGATAAAGCGTGAAAGAATATCTGTTTGTAGCGGAGATGCACGAGATGACGGAGTGGGCCGATAATGAAGACTGGGGTGGCAAAGTGGCTGGCTTGTGATTGCTCGACGGTTGGGCTTGCCAAAGCGAGGTCAAGAAACCGAGGTCTGTCGCGACTCAGCACTCGTGAAAGACCAGCCGCATTGCCGCCGACGGTATCGACTTCTCCCTCCTCATCCGCATTATTGCCATCTTCCGCGCACGTCTTTACGCcctttctttttcttctACGACGCTGCTCGCCCGTGCGGAACGTGACAACGCGGATCCGCCTCTTCAATAATTACGATCCCGGCCGGCGTCTGGTTCCCCGCAAGAAGTTGCTTCCATCGAATCGCCGCCAATCGCCCGACAGCCTCTTGACATCCGCAAAACACCAAATTTGACGACTTTCACCACGCTCTTTCGTTAACGGGAGTTCAGTTGCGCATAGAAGCGCGGGAGAGGCAGCCAGGGCAGCATGTCGTCGCCATCACCGCCAAAGCCATGGGAAACCAGCGGAGGTGCTACAAGTGCCTCGGTCGGTCAGTTGCGCCTCCCATCCGGCATGTCAGCAGCAGCCGCGACTAACAGCCGCGCAGGACTCACGGGATCGAATAGCAGCACAACGCCAAGTGCGACATCAACAATGTCCTCGAACGCGCCTCCATTACCATCCGTACCCGATTCCTTAAGCACAGTCGCGAACCGCAACGCGACCAATTACTCATCCATGAACAACCGCTACGGTTCGCCCTACAGCACCGGCTACGGCGGTATGAACAGCTACAGTTCGCCATATTCCAGCATGGGTGGAGGCTACGGCTCCATGTACGGCGGTATGGGCGGAATGGGAGGCATGTATGGGGGCATGGGGGGCATGGGCATGGGTATGGGTGGCATGTACGGCGGCATGGGAGGTATGCCCGGAGATCCAAACAGCAGCCTCACACAGTCGTTCAGCCAGAGCACGGCAGCAACGTTCCAATTGATTGAGAACATAGTCGGCGCATTTGGAGGTTTTGCGCAGATGTTGCAAAGCACATATATGGCGACACACTCGTCCTTCTTTGGTACGTGTACCTCCTAACCACTGTGCATCAACCGCTAACATTTCATAGCCATGGTATCGGTCGCAGAACAGTTCGGAAACCTGCGACAAACACTCGGCTCAGTATTGGGCATCTATACCGTGATGCGATGGATTAGGACTGCCATTGCAAAACTCACCGGGCGGCCCCTACCAGCCGACGCAACCGCTCTCACACCTGCGAGCTTCGCAGCCTTCAACGGACGTATGCCTGACGGCTCACCAGCACCCGCGAAACCATCCAAGAAGCCATTCATTGTTTTCATGCTTGCCGTTTTCGGTCTACCATACCTCATGGGCAAACTTATCAAGGCACTTGCACGATCACAAGAAGCGGAGGAACAACGAAAGATGCTGGAGAATCCTCAAGCCGGTCAACCGCTCGATCCTAACAAGCTCGAGTTTTGCCGTGCGCTATACGACTTCACTCCCAACGCCAATATGCAAGGCATGGATCTGTCAGTAAAGAAGGGGGATATGGTTGCTGTACTCAGCAAGAGCGACCCTATGGGCAATGCATCGGAATGGTGGAAGTGCCGCTCAAGAGACGGGCGCATGGGTTATCTACCCGGTATCTATTTAGAGACCATTCAGCGGAAGACACCTGCACAAATCACGAATGGAAGCCCAAGCGGAAGCCTAGCTGGCAGCAGAACACAAACGATGACAAGCAGCAGCGCACCGAATCGGACTGCTACGATGGTTGAGAGTAAGGTGTCAGACAAGGTCGGACCCAAGGTTGAGAGCAAAGCGGGCGATATGGGTGTGGAGAGTTTCCAGAAGGGCGCATTCTACTCTTAATGTTACAGCTAATTCTGTTAAGCGCTTTCTTTCTGTCATTGTACTGCGTTCGTAGCGTTCATCACTGTGCTACAGTATGATATGCAGCGTGTTTGTTTACAACTCGGCTGGAAAAGCTTTGGGTGCGGCGTATGGCGCGCAAAGATATCATGGGAATGAGACATGCTACATTTGACAAATACTACACATGCAAATATAAGCACCTGGGTATCACAAAATCCTTGACAATGTGGAGTAAGCACCTAATAGGCGTGCCTagcgactacagtggcctaTGTACACTGGTATGTTAAGTGttttatgacacccaggtGTAAGCCTATACCTACTACACTAATCGTGGACATTATTGGATCATCTGTCAATCACGTGTCAACCCGCGTACGTATATGTACTCGGGAGTGCTCCAATTTGGCTAGGCGCATCTGGTCCTGCGTCACCAGCCCGCGTCACTCAACATCGAATCAAGAAGCCGATTGCCGAGCAATCGCGCAAACGTCCACGACCCTGTATTTGGCTCTATCGTGAAACCTTTACATATATAGTCGCTCTTTCCATACGGCCCTGACTTCTGATCTAATAACGGCAACCGCTGCCAGGTCCAACTGCCCCTCCCCCGCGTGCTGGATCGCTTCCTTATAAGCAACAGACAGCCACGGCCTTTACCCAGGCCTGTGCAACGCTCATTAACTTGGAGCACCCCTCTAATCTTTACGAAGAGCTTGATATTACTAAAAAGGAGAAGCACTTCTCAGTACAACATGTTCGCGTCAAAGCGGTTAGGCAAGGTATGCTTGCACATTTTCTTTCCAGGACTTTTGCCTTTGGTGCAGTAGTACATTTGTAGAATAAAGCAAAGCTAACAATTTGATAGGAGCTATCGAAGGTACAATTATTCTCCCGTTCATTGCATCCCGACTTCCACCATCCCAGTCCTTTCTCGAGAGGCGTCGCAGTCGATAACCTAGAGAAGCAGACAACGACATGTGTTGATGGGAGATTCTGGCTGATGTTAGCAATAGATGCACGAGAAGCTACCGCCAGGCATAACGCTCATTCAAGCCGATGACTTCCAAACCTGGCTCATGGACATTCAAGTCCTCGACTCCAACCCAATCTACCAAGGCGAAACCTACAGGCTGAAGTTCTGTTTCAGTCAACAGTACCCCATCGAAGTAAGCATGTCCAATCACCAAAACCTACTATTTGAAGAACTGGCTGACATTTCAAATAGGCTCCCGAAGTAGTATTCGTGCGCGACGAGACCCACCCCATCCCCTGGCACCCGCATATCTACTCCAATGGCATCATCTGCCTCGACCTGCTCGACCGTGCAGGTTGGTCTCCGGTTCACAACGTGGAGAGTGTATGTGTGAGCATACAGAGTATGCTTACAAGCAATACCAAGAAGGAAAGGCCAACAGGCGATGAAAACTTTGTAAGGTACAATACGCAGAGGCCGAGGGATATCAGCTTCGTCTTCCATGACGAGAAGGTGTGAAGATTCTATCTTATCTTTAAGGAGGCTTGAGTGATGGCATCGTGATTTGACATAAATGGTTTTATGGCGTTCTAACGTGCATTACGATTCCGGTGGAAAGAGTTTGGCGTTCAGGCATGCGCGGACAGCATTAAGACGAGAAAAGAAACGTACCCAAGTGGGCCGTGCTTTTATTGCACGATGTAGTTAAGATAAATCTGCAAAAATAAACTATTTATTCAATGCTGATTGCCTTGTCCATGTTGTGATGCGGCAAACACACTGTACCGCATGCTGTGTGATGCATATTCCCAGAATGCGTGACAATATCAAATATGTCTAATCACATGCATATAACCATCAAACAGACTTTTTCCAAGAAATAACAAAGGAAGCATCTCTCACTACCTCTTTTGATCATATGTTCAACCTACGCCATGACAACATACCAATTACTCTACATAGTCACCTATGACGTTGACGTGTTCGGCGCCAAATCGCCTCGCGTCCTCGGTGCCTTCTTCACTTACCAGTCAGCCATCGCCGCAGTCGAAAATCTATCTCCACGTCCTACCAAGCTTAACTGGTGCAGATACGATTCCGAAGACGGAGAAATTATAATTAAGAATAAGTCACTCGACCGCAGCAACAGCCATGGGGCTGCTCACGAGACTATGTACCTCGCCATCCACGCCTGTGGCACCTGTGTGGTAGATTTTGAGCCCTTTTCTACTGAAGACGCGGCCTGGAACGCCTGTATGGTGTTTAGGAATAAAAAAATGAGTTCAGTGGTAGTAAATGGTTTGAGGGGATGAGCTGGACGAATAAGGATGGGTGTAGACATAGGCAGGGTGCTTATAATGATGGACTGTTCCCTGATTTAAAGAAGATGGTACTGGCAAACCATTATTGATATGTGCAACGACTTGTGGTGGACGGAGAGATTGAGGAAGGGGCAGTTTTGTGAGGGGATGGGGACAAGATGTGGAGCAGGAGAAGACTGGAATAATCATGAGTAGGTGTGCTGGTCTGATGGGAAGCGTAGGGATCCGTGTGATGTCGCTGTCCTGTTCCTGATCATCATGTCTTGAGGCTTGGGCTGAAAGTGTGACAACTGAAATTAGTGTAGACAAGAGGATTAAAGAGAATCTTTTCTGCTAAGAATACTTGACAATTATGTGACTTGGAACTTCAACCTTACTTTCACCTGGGCAATGTTAGGTACTTGACAGTATGGGTAAGCACCTAACAGGTGTGTCTAGCGCCTACAGTGACCTTTTTACAATAGTATGTtaagtatttcatgtcacccGGGTGTTTTGGGTACGTGCAGAAATCCAATTCTTTCCTTGGCGAGCAAAGCTTGAGTGCTCCTACGCACTAGTCAGGGATTGCCTCAATGGGGTAGGTCTAGGTAGGGATGCGTTTTCCCGGTAAGCAAGAAATCGGCTTTTGCAAATTACATGTCGTCGGCGTCAAGTCGTGACAGGGTTACACAGATGTGTCCAGTGTATGACATCCAATTTGGTGCCTGGGTACAGCGTCACCAGAATGTATTAGTCTCTTTTTGTTGATTACATCTGCGACAGGAACTCCGGAATCTTGAATGAAATACTGCAGTAAGATTCACGTGGTAGCTTCATGTGGCGACTAAAGGCAACATTTTTTTTTCCTGTCACCATCAAAAGACATAGCCGTGCCTGTCCTTCTAAAGTAGCGACATGACGACCTGTAACCGATCTAGCTCGCCTCTTTCAGTGTCACATCATCTCACACCCAAAATCAGAGAGTCAGCCGGCATATCTGAAATCAGCTCCGGCTGGGGTGGTGTTTTTCGAGAGTATCGATAAGCGCCGGCGAATTGGGTTAACCGAGTTGGCCTAGCGCCGTTTTCGACACTACGAGCGATCCCTGCCAGGCCAATTTTTCTCTGTTCGCTCGCCTTTAAGCAAGCGCGAAAAAGATTCCCAACCTtcttttctctttctctccaaCACCTTCCTGCTCTTCAATTTTCAGGTTGTTCTTTCTACACATACCGCAAATATGAGCGACGAAGTCTACGAGGGTGCCATTGGCATCGATCTTGGTGCGCAAACACTCGCGAAATTACCCCACAGTGGGATGTGCTAACAATAATATCAGGCACGACCTACTCTTGCGTTGCCAACTACGAGGGCACCAATGTCGAGATCAGTATGCGCATCTCTTGATCTATCCTCGCGATAATGGATTCCCTAACAGTGCTTGTCTACAGTTGCCAACGAGCAGGGTAGCTTCACCACTCCCTCGTTCGTCTCCTTCACTAGCGAGGAGCGTCTGATCGGAGAGGCGGCCAAGAACCAGGCTGCTATGAACCCCGAGAACACTGTCTTCGATGTCAAGTGAGTCAATGCAAACATGTGTCGCACATGTGGGCAGTGAGCTGACTTCTGCAGGCGTCTTATTGGTCGCCGATTTGAGGACGAGACTGTCACAAAGGACATCAAGTCATGGCCATTCAAGGTCGTCGACCAGAACGGCAGCCCCCTCGTTGAGGTTGAGTACCTCGGCGAGAAGAAGCAGTTCTCTCCCCAGGAGATCTCCGCCATGGTTCTCGTCAAGGTATGATTGCGCACTCGCACAAAGAAGATCGCGGGGTAGCAACTAACACCCCACAGATGAAGGAGGTCGCTGAGACCAAGCTCGGCATGAAGGTCGAGAAGGCCGTCATCACCGTCCCCGCCTACTTCAACGACAACCAGCGTCAAGCCACCAAGGACGCCGGTGCCATTGCTGGCCTGAACGTCCTCCGTATCATCAACGAGCCCACCGCCGCCGCTATCGCCTACGGTCTCGGTTCCGGAAAGTCCGACAAGGAGAGGAATGTCCTTATCTACGACCTTGGTGGCGGTACCTTCGATGTGTCTCTTCTTCACATCCAGGGTGGCGTCTTCACCGTCAAGGCAACCGCTGGAGAGTAAGTCATATCAAGCGCTTGTACAACTCAATACTGATGAATTCCAGCACCCATCTCGGAGGTCAAGATTTTGACACGAACCTCCTTGACCACTTCAAGAAGGAGTTCACTAAGAAGACCAGCAAGGGTGAGTCTCCGCACAACTCGCGACATCTTACGTCACCCAGGCGCTGACAATGATCTAAATAGACATCTCTGGCGATGCCCGTGCCCTTCGTCGTCTCCGAACTGCTTGCGAGCGTGCCAAGCGTACTCTCTCCAACGCTACCCAGACCACCGTTGAGATCGACTCGCTGTTCGACGGTGAGGACTTCAACGCCAACATCACCCGTGCTCGTTTCGAGGACTTGAACCAGAAGGCCTTTGCTGGCACTCTGGACCCTGTCGCCCAGGTTCTCAAGGATGCTAACATTGCCAAGGACAAGGTTGACGAGATCGTCCTTGTTGGTGGTTCTACCCGTATTCCCAAGATCCAGAAGCTCCTCAGCGACTACTTCAACGGCAAGAAGCTCGAGAAGAGCATCAACCCTGATGAGGCTGTCGCATACGGTGCTGCCGTCCAGGCCGGTATCCTCTCCGGAAAGGCCACCTCGGCGGAGACAGCTGACCTTCTCCTCCTTGATGTTGTTCCTCTTTCCCTTGGTGTAGCCATGGAGGGCAACATCTTTGCTCCTGTCGTTCCCCGTGGACAAACTGTCCCGACTATCAAGAAGAGGACCTTCACCACTGTTGCAGGTTAGTACACCCATTCCCATTCTTGTGCGATCTATACTAACTAGCGCTTTGATAACCAACAAACTGTTCAGTTTCCTGTTTTCCAGGGTGAGCGCGTGAATTGCGAAGATAATACTTCCTTGGGAGAGTTTACCTTGGCCCCGCTCCCTCCTCTTAGGGCAGGAGAAGCTGTTCTTGAAGTTGTCTTCGAGGTCGACGTCAACGGTATTCTCAAGGTCACCGCCACTGAGAAGAGCACTGGCCGCAGCGCCAACATTACCATCTCCAACGCTGTTGGCAAGCTCTCATCATCTGACATTGAGAACATGATCAACGACGCCCAGAAGTTCAAGACCAGCGATGAAGCTTTCAGCAAGAAGTTCGAGTCGAGGCAACAGCTTGAGTCGTACATCTCCCGTGTAGAGGAGATGGTCTCCGACCCCACCACCTCCATCCGCCTCAAGCGTGGCCAGAAGGAGAAGATTGAGTCGGCTCTGTCTGACGCCATGGCTCAGCTTGAGATCGAGGATGCTCCTGCTGATGACctgaagaagaaggagcTTGCTCTCAAGCGCGTTGTCACCAAGGCTTTCTCCACCCGATAAGCGTATCGCGAAGTAGGAGGGCCACAGGGGCGGTCAGCAAGGAGGAGCGCAGGTGCAGGATACCCAGACTGCTAGCTGCGAACGGAGTTTCATCTATTGCGGCATTTAACGATAGACTTGGTGTGTTTGGTTCCTTCATCTTTTATGGGTTCCCGGCATTCATGGGGACGCAAAAGTCATTTTTGTACCTTCACGACGATGCCTGACGAAACGATCGTAACGGATGTCTGCAAAAGCAAGCCAGGCGGTCATGTCTCTTATGTAACTCACGAGTTAGGTACATGGAGAGAGCGGAAAGGAAATTGAAATGACTTGATTACATACTTATGCCTGATGAACATGATTGGCGTGATACACTTGGTATTCTCCCAGGTATAGCAAGAGGACTGTGAACAGCTGAACAAGTGACTCTGTATCCGCCAACTTGGAGTAAGTGTCTGCCAACTGTCCAACTAAATATTGGCTCTGTATCCGCCAACTGGATGTATGTGTCTGCTAACGGTGCACCTGAATATTGGCTCTGTATCCGCCAACAGGGAGTATGTGTCTATCAACTACCCAACGAAATAGTGGCTCTGTATCCGCCAACTAGAAGTATGTATCTACCAGCTGTTGTCTGTACACAGCCGGTATTCTCCTGGATGTAGCAAAAGAAAGGCAATGTCGCATATTCGAACTGAGATTCTGGAAATTGCATTGGTTGGAATCCTATTGAAGATGTGGCCAGATAATTCCACGCATGTCTCTTCCATTATCACCACATCTGCATCTTTGTCTACACCATAGCTGCCATCAACACTTGAACCTGTTAGTCTCAACCGCACTACCAACCAACAGCTCACCCCGCACCACATTTGTCGCGCAAACGACAATACGACTACCCCTACCCTCGCCCCCAATCTCCTTCAACTTGTCGCCCACGAATCTCAGCGCCGCAATCTCAGCCCTGGTGACGCCTCCCaggaagaagacgacgatgGTCTTGTTGCGCTCGCCCTGGCTTCCGTTGAGCAGCTGCCTCGCCTTGACAGCCTTCTCCTCTCCCTTTTGCGTCTCATCAAACGTAGCGCCGCGGACATACTTTGTCGCGTCGTCGAAGATGCGGAGACCCTGCGCGAGGGGATTGGCCTGGACGCTAGTGCGGGGGTCAGATGGGGGTTTGATGGTGTTTGCCAAGGTGTGTTTCTGGATGATGGACTGAACTAGACGAACGGATAAGGGCGCGTAGCCAGAGAAGGTGTAGCTGATGTCGTTGGGACTGGCTTCGTTTACGTCGTCATCCCAGAGTTTGAGACTCTTGCGGAGAGGTGTGTAGTTTGTTACGCTGCCTGGCTTTGCGGGTGCGCCTACGCCTCCTAGGCTTACGCCGCCGCGGGGGGCAAGAAGGCCCATTTTCTCAAGAGAGGCGAGGGTGAGGATGTGCTGGGGACCATAGGCTTGAATAATGGCGCGCTTGAAGGCTTCAAGATCTTTGGGGCGGATGCCAGCGTTTGTGGTGCTTTCCAGACAGAGCAGGCGGAGTATAGCAGGGAGTGGGACATCTCGGTTGATGAGCTCGTTAAGCGTATCGTGCTGAGTTGTGGGGTCAGCGCCGGACATGATGTTTTGTTGTACTTCGAGACTCCGCGTGAAGATGTCGGTACGTGTGAAGTTGATGATTTCTTCCGCCAGGTTGGTGTGCAGCTTCAGACTTGCTTGTTCAGCCTGGTAGCCAGGTAGCTTTGCCACAAAGTCTCGCAACTCAGACGTCGTCTTCGTGGCAAGCTGGTCGCGTCCGGTACTGCTCTGTAGGCGACGAGCAGCCTGATTGAGCAGGTTACCCACAATGGCAAAGTTCGCATCGCCAAGATCAGCGTACAAGGAGTCTTTCGGATCAATCATAATCTTGCGCTTCATACTGGTTGAGGCCGACCCTGTCTGCCCTTGCTGAGGTGCTGCGCCGCCAGCTACAGAGGAATCGACTTCAGTCTGGTTGGCAGCGATGTTGAAGACCTCGTCGATCAGACCCTCGTACGTCAATTGAGTCAGTAACACTGTAGGAAAGTCGACTTCTCGGTCGATAATGATAAGACTGTCTATGCTTGAGCTTGGAGTCAAGCCGAGAAACGATGGTCCTCCGCCAGCCGACGACTCCCCTGCCGTGACTTCGGTGCGCATACGAATGAGTAGGTCAGCAAGACGCTTGCCATTGTCGCCTTTGCCGATAATACGCGGAAAGAGGCCGTACTTCTGCTGCTGAAGCATGAGTGCTTTGGCTGACAGGTAGATTGCGGTTGGATCTTTCTTCTACATGCAGTTAGCATCAAGTCGATTTTGGAGACACGGTGTGACATACAAGATACAAGTCTGACACGGCATCTTCAAGCTCAAGCGACAGCACATCATCGGCAAGAGGCACGAAAAACAAGGGCCACTCGCTCACACTGGCTTCCCCCAAAACACCAGCTTCTTCAAGCAGTTGGTCGGAAGTCAAGGTACGGCGAGGCACCCAAAAGATGGAGAATTCATGTTCAATCTGGCTGTCTCGACGAATACGTTTGATTTGGTCTAACTACAATGTTAGCACCGTACAATAGACTGTTCCTATATGGAAATGATAGGCAATCCAATAAAAGCGCTATGTTCGATCTAGGGATCAAGACTGGCAAGGCAGAGTGGGTTGAATCTGCCTAGCCTACTTTTTGACCCAAAAGGTTGCCGCAAGGACACGACGGCGAGAGACGCAAGGAAGCTGGAGCTTCACTTACCAGCAACGGCCATCACAGTCTTCGCCTTTTCACCTCGGACGAGGAAGACGATGTTGCGCTGTGAAGAGTCGACGTTGTCATTCTCCAGGAAGAAGGGCTTATCAACGCCATATTCCTGTAGCGTAGAGAATTTGACAAGTAAGTTGAGCGGACCAGCAAGAGCTTTCTCAAGCACAAGGTTCTTCTTGCCTCTTATCTATCCGCACGTGTTAGATGTTGCAGCGCTGTGCGACGTTGATATTACCTTACACCCTCgagcagaagaagcagcTCTCGCCGCGCCTTTTCGGTTATATCCGCAGCATTGAGAGGTGTGATGGGCGCCATCTTCGCCGCTGTATCATGTGTTACAGCTTGTGCGAGGCTTTCCTAGACGCATGACTACATGCGGTTTGCCCTTGTGGTGTGCAGGTTGGTGGAAAGGTTGAGCTCGGGTTTTCGGTTCTTAAGACTTGGATTCAAGGCACGTGCACGACCCATTCTTGGCACTAACTGACACGCGATGCACTTGGCGGATATGAGATGTCGTGATGTGGATTCTTACCGAGAAAGTGTATGCTATTGTGGCGATGCTCGTTATGTGTATCGATTTTGAGCTCTATTTGGATCCGTAGAGTGTCTCTGGTAACGAGAAGACGCTAAAGAGAAAAAATGCAGTTAAGACGGGTCTACGAAGATCTGATTTGGTTGCGCTATGTATTGGATTTCAATCATCATTCTGCTTGTTCTAATGATATCCGTAGAAGACGGTCATATATACAATAAGTGGGTATAGAGCAAAAGAGAACCCGCTGAAGCTTCCATACAAGTGTTGCAACGGGGTAATAGTAGAGGACGCGATCAAGGAAGAACGCTTCATGCTCAAGCCGACATGTTCTCCTCCAATTGTGTGAGATCCCTGACTATCGTCTGTTCGGGACTCGCCTGCCTTGGTCACTTTCTCGCCCGACCGCTCTGGCAAGACTGATGCACTTACAAGGCACCCAAAGCTTGCAATGCAATGCGTAGTTCCTTGACAGCCGTATCCGCATCCTCAAAGTTCAGTGCGGAAATAGCCCATTTGGCGTGCTTTTGAGCGGCCATGATGGAGTCCTCATCATTCCTGAAAGGTCCTTGGGAATGTTGTTGAGGTGGTGGTTGTGGGGGCTGGGCATATGGATTTTGATGTGGCGCAGAATACTGTTGTTGGGCGGATTGCGGGAAACCAGTTGGCTGTGGTGCATACTGAGGCGGAGGCGGCTGTTGCGTCGGCGCGGCGAATTGGTAATTCTGAGGAGGGGCTACCGGGCTGGAGACAAGATTCTGGGGTTTCTGTGGAACTTGAGGAGCTGGCGAAGCTGCCATGCCATGGCTAGACTGGGGAGGAGATCGATAGGGGTTTTGAGTAGGCGTTTGCTGGGGTGGTGGAGATGCAGTGTTTTGGTAGAAGCTTGCTGGGTCAGAGAAACCTGGGGCTTGTGATGCCTGAGGGCTTCCCGGCTGTGAAGATGTCATTGGATCGATGTCCATGGGTGCTGTTGGAAGGCCTGGCGCCGTTGTCTCTGCTGTAAAGGTAGGAGGATCAGTCTTGGGAAAGTACCCACCACCGATAGAAACAACAGAACCCTGCCGCGACGGGGCTGGCTGCGATATGGGCGAGACGTCGCTATGTGATGCTTGTGTGTACCCTGTAGGCGCAGAGGGCAGGTTCGGCGAGGGCTGAGCAGACGTGTTCGGCGCAGTCTCGACGTAAGGCTGGTATGGATTCGTCTGTAGTTGGGGGGTAGCAGACTGGT from Pyrenophora tritici-repentis strain M4 chromosome 8, whole genome shotgun sequence includes the following:
- a CDS encoding DUF2401 multi-domain protein; translation: MNVSQLAVYLLPSEAHFLRKRTTVPFYNHHRAIEKRECLGVAINKTTPTSSKPDCPCNEDNDKDDEHDPVFERPNGQTFVIPKPSPIKATVPVEKRQGSNWSRVAYYTSASPAKATGISFQANLGDPAKSGTFDYAFGNSLSYVNSQGTTVAAQSLPFNGKILTSEYEIIVFSNKACDGNCPYWRPNATAHYGWSGSSKAFFIEFQMDHYPNRGTDQGLLSDAPAYWFLNAAIPRVLQYGNDRNNIPCSCWSTGCGEFDAFELLSKGAERAKSTMHRQGNLEGGDSNYFKRPIGKTMKFAVVWHYPHITAMVLDDRFDFSESMTDDAIKKLVAYDPDSWTHSLFPIGK
- a CDS encoding Ubiquitin-protein ligase; the protein is MHEKLPPGITLIQADDFQTWLMDIQVLDSNPIYQGETYRLKFCFSQQYPIEAPEVVFVRDETHPIPWHPHIYSNGIICLDLLDRAGWSPVHNVESVCVSIQSMLTSNTKKERPTGDENFVRYNTQRPRDISFVFHDEKV
- a CDS encoding SEC1, protein involved in synaptic transmission and general secretion, Sec1 family, which gives rise to MAPITPLNAADITEKARRELLLLLEGIRGKKNLVLEKALAGPLNLLVKFSTLQEYGVDKPFFLENDNVDSSQRNIVFLVRGEKAKTVMAVADQIKRIRRDSQIEHEFSIFWVPRRTLTSDQLLEEAGVLGEASVSEWPLFFVPLADDVLSLELEDAVSDLYLKKDPTAIYLSAKALMLQQQKYGLFPRIIGKGDNGKRLADLLIRMRTEVTAGESSAGGGPSFLGLTPSSSIDSLIIIDREVDFPTVLLTQLTYEGLIDEVFNIAANQTEVDSSVAGGAAPQQGQTGSASTSMKRKIMIDPKDSLYADLGDANFAIVGNLLNQAARRLQSSTGRDQLATKTTSELRDFVAKLPGYQAEQASLKLHTNLAEEIINFTRTDIFTRSLEVQQNIMSGADPTTQHDTLNELINRDVPLPAILRLLCLESTTNAGIRPKDLEAFKRAIIQAYGPQHILTLASLEKMGLLAPRGGVSLGGVGAPAKPGSVTNYTPLRKSLKLWDDDVNEASPNDISYTFSGYAPLSVRLVQSIIQKHTLANTIKPPSDPRTSVQANPLAQGLRIFDDATKYVRGATFDETQKGEEKAVKARQLLNGSQGERNKTIVVFFLGGVTRAEIAALRFVGDKLKEIGGEVLMAAMV
- a CDS encoding DUF605 multi-domain protein, encoding MSDKVPVKLKGLQLTQCAKRAAQLERHMPIMTYWIRFYMVQRIIAGGLHSADDDCKAYTTDLMEKLEQAKADNPNEDALLDDTVACAYCEQFALQTLGKAEREMRENRVNGQTADTLLAASTFLEIMSVWKNNDPEITSKTKFAKYHALRIVKAIKANEDPNATNPVQETQQQPISPPALDPDDPEVQRINQSATPQLQTNPYQPYVETAPNTSAQPSPNLPSAPTGYTQASHSDVSPISQPAPSRQGSVVSIGGGYFPKTDPPTFTAETTAPGLPTAPMDIDPMTSSQPGSPQASQAPGFSDPASFYQNTASPPPQQTPTQNPYRSPPQSSHGMAASPAPQVPQKPQNLVSSPVAPPQNYQFAAPTQQPPPPQYAPQPTGFPQSAQQQYSAPHQNPYAQPPQPPPQQHSQGPFRNDEDSIMAAQKHAKWAISALNFEDADTAVKELRIALQALGAL